From one uncultured Bacteroides sp. genomic stretch:
- a CDS encoding DeoR/GlpR family DNA-binding transcription regulator codes for MHSIAERHKYILESLNKNGFIKVSNIANDLNVTSVTIRKDLKSLEEKKLLSRTNGSASSSAPLTSDIDVHLKEKIKKEEKTRIAIAACKLIEENDSIMMASGSTVYTLAEQIKPINHLNIVTASLKISMLLNNINNIDIIQLGGIVRKSSLSVISNPTIDFFKDITCSKLFLGVDGIDINYGITNSDIREARINKMMINTSLRTIILADSSKFGRRGFGKVCTLDQIDVIITDSGISESMIKLVEETEIELIIV; via the coding sequence ATGCATAGTATAGCTGAAAGACACAAGTATATCTTAGAATCATTAAATAAGAATGGTTTTATCAAAGTTTCGAATATAGCAAACGACCTAAATGTAACCTCAGTAACCATTCGCAAAGATTTAAAATCGTTAGAAGAAAAAAAATTATTATCTCGTACAAATGGCAGTGCCAGTTCAAGCGCTCCATTAACATCCGACATAGATGTGCACCTAAAAGAAAAAATAAAAAAGGAAGAAAAGACAAGAATTGCAATTGCCGCCTGCAAACTAATAGAAGAGAATGACTCAATAATGATGGCTTCAGGATCAACGGTATATACACTCGCAGAACAAATAAAGCCCATAAATCATTTGAATATTGTTACAGCATCCCTTAAAATATCTATGTTACTGAATAACATCAATAATATTGATATTATTCAACTTGGCGGCATTGTAAGAAAGAGTTCATTATCCGTCATAAGCAATCCAACTATCGATTTTTTTAAAGATATCACTTGTTCAAAACTTTTTTTAGGAGTGGATGGAATCGATATTAATTATGGTATAACAAATTCAGATATAAGAGAAGCACGAATAAACAAAATGATGATAAATACATCTCTAAGAACTATTATTTTAGCAGATTCTTCTAAATTTGGAAGAAGAGGATTTGGAAAGGTTTGCACTCTCGACCAAATTGACGTGATTATCACCGATTCAGGAATATCAGAGTCAATGATAAAGCTTGTCGAAGAAACAGAAATTGAGCTAATCATTGTATAG
- a CDS encoding glycerol-3-phosphate dehydrogenase/oxidase, which translates to MKRNELFSKISGHNAVCDILIIGGGATGLGTAVDAASRGFKVVLLEQNDFAKATSSRSTKLVHGGVRYLAQGDVQMVVGALRERGLMRKNAPHLVKDMRFIIGNYRWWEQPFYAIGLTAYDLLAGRLGLGRSLPLLKKTVMKEIPGLKQAGLRGGVVYHDGQFDDARMAITLAQTAVDHGAVCLNYVKAEKLLKDGKGKLIGVNAVDQLTGEKYVFKTKVIINATGVFVDEIMKMDAPENKKKVRPSQGVHLVVDSKFLGGNSALMIPKTKDGRVLFGVPWHDKVVLGTTDTPLNNSALEPRALEDEVDFILDQAGQYLGQKISRSDVLSVFAGLRPLAAPTHSDCKKTKEISRNHKIYISKSGLLTITGGKWTTYREMAEDIVNRSIEVARLENKPCVTRHLKVHGYAENVDTNKWDYVYGSDCVKLNSLIKENSANAELLHKNYTFNAAHVVWAVREEMAQSVEDVLARRARLLFLDARAAIEAAPKVAAIMSKEMNKDKDWEKLQVKSFTQLANNYILH; encoded by the coding sequence ATGAAACGAAATGAATTATTTAGCAAGATATCAGGGCACAATGCTGTTTGTGATATTTTAATAATTGGAGGTGGTGCTACAGGGTTAGGAACGGCTGTTGATGCTGCTTCACGGGGTTTTAAGGTGGTGTTGCTTGAACAAAATGATTTTGCAAAAGCTACATCAAGTCGTAGTACAAAGCTTGTTCATGGAGGAGTCCGATATTTAGCACAAGGAGATGTTCAAATGGTGGTTGGCGCATTACGTGAACGTGGCCTTATGCGAAAGAATGCTCCTCATCTTGTTAAAGATATGCGTTTCATAATTGGAAATTATCGTTGGTGGGAACAGCCTTTTTATGCGATTGGTTTAACGGCATACGATCTTCTGGCTGGTCGTTTAGGATTAGGCCGCTCGTTACCTCTTTTAAAGAAAACGGTAATGAAGGAAATTCCAGGACTAAAGCAAGCTGGTTTAAGAGGTGGAGTAGTATATCATGATGGACAATTTGATGATGCAAGAATGGCTATCACTCTTGCACAGACTGCTGTTGATCATGGTGCTGTATGCCTTAATTATGTAAAAGCTGAAAAGCTATTGAAAGACGGAAAAGGCAAATTGATTGGAGTAAACGCTGTAGATCAGTTAACAGGAGAAAAATATGTTTTTAAAACAAAAGTTATAATTAATGCTACCGGAGTTTTTGTTGACGAAATAATGAAAATGGATGCTCCTGAAAATAAGAAGAAAGTGCGCCCAAGTCAGGGAGTACACTTGGTTGTTGATAGTAAATTCTTAGGGGGTAATTCTGCATTAATGATACCAAAAACAAAAGATGGACGTGTGTTGTTTGGTGTGCCATGGCACGATAAAGTTGTTCTCGGAACAACTGATACACCTTTAAATAACTCTGCATTAGAACCGCGTGCATTGGAAGATGAAGTAGACTTTATTTTAGATCAGGCAGGACAATATCTTGGACAAAAAATTTCTCGTAGTGATGTTCTTTCTGTTTTTGCCGGATTACGTCCTTTGGCTGCGCCAACACATAGTGATTGCAAGAAAACAAAAGAAATTTCAAGAAACCATAAAATATATATATCCAAATCGGGTTTACTAACTATAACAGGAGGTAAGTGGACTACTTATCGCGAAATGGCAGAAGATATTGTAAATCGGTCAATAGAAGTTGCCAGACTCGAAAATAAGCCTTGTGTAACCAGACATCTAAAGGTACATGGGTATGCAGAAAATGTAGATACAAATAAGTGGGATTATGTTTATGGAAGTGATTGTGTAAAACTTAACTCTTTGATAAAAGAAAATAGTGCCAATGCTGAATTGCTTCATAAAAATTATACATTTAATGCAGCTCATGTTGTTTGGGCAGTAAGAGAAGAAATGGCTCAATCAGTGGAAGATGTGTTAGCAAGACGTGCCAGATTGCTTTTTCTGGATGCACGTGCGGCAATTGAAGCTGCTCCGAAAGTAGCTGCTATTATGTCAAAAGAGATGAATAAGGACAAAGATTGGGAAAAACTCCAGGTAAAAAGCTTTACCCAATTAGCAAATAATTATATTCTGCATTAA
- a CDS encoding MFS transporter yields MNSNIKSAYMSMAPDVAKKFKYWQTRTIIVSMIGYAMFYFVRKNLSIAMPAMQADLGITKTELGLFLTLHGLIYGISKFINGFIGDRVNARFFMITGLVLSSACNLIFGFSSAVLVFGIVWMVNGWFQGMGFPPCARLLTHWVPPKELATKMSIWNTSHSIGAGLVVIICGYVVSWGWRWCFFFPSAIALGGAVALWFGLRDIPASVGLPEICPEGVSQEEAEHKDTSEEFKQFVRKKVFLNPYIWIIGVANFFVYTIRYAVLDWGPTLLSEWKGFSVHNAGWMVAGFEISGILGMLSAGWVTDKFFGGRGPRVCVICMALATVFIFLFWQLSSPPMWLASLVLMAAGFFIYGPQALVGISASNLATKRAAATATGFTGLFGYASTLVSGWGLGYLVDNFGWSCAIRALIGVGFIGTIIFLMAWKAKADGYND; encoded by the coding sequence ATGAATAGTAATATAAAAAGTGCATATATGTCAATGGCCCCAGATGTAGCCAAGAAATTTAAATATTGGCAAACACGGACAATTATAGTCAGCATGATAGGGTATGCTATGTTCTATTTTGTACGAAAGAATCTGAGTATAGCAATGCCTGCAATGCAGGCTGATCTGGGTATAACAAAAACAGAATTAGGACTTTTTCTGACCCTTCATGGGTTAATTTACGGAATATCAAAATTTATCAATGGATTTATTGGTGATAGAGTAAATGCACGCTTTTTCATGATTACCGGTTTAGTTCTCTCTTCGGCATGTAACCTGATTTTTGGTTTTAGTTCTGCAGTACTTGTTTTTGGAATTGTCTGGATGGTTAATGGGTGGTTTCAAGGAATGGGATTTCCACCTTGTGCTCGCTTACTTACACATTGGGTGCCTCCTAAAGAGTTGGCAACGAAGATGTCTATATGGAACACATCACATTCCATTGGAGCTGGGCTTGTAGTGATAATTTGTGGTTATGTTGTATCCTGGGGGTGGAGATGGTGTTTCTTTTTTCCTTCTGCCATAGCACTAGGTGGAGCAGTTGCGCTTTGGTTTGGTTTACGTGATATTCCCGCTTCTGTAGGATTACCTGAGATATGTCCGGAAGGAGTCTCACAAGAAGAAGCAGAACACAAGGATACATCAGAGGAGTTTAAGCAATTTGTTCGCAAAAAGGTGTTTTTGAATCCATATATCTGGATTATAGGTGTTGCTAATTTCTTTGTATATACGATACGTTATGCTGTTTTGGATTGGGGACCAACATTATTAAGTGAATGGAAAGGCTTTTCTGTACACAATGCAGGATGGATGGTTGCAGGTTTTGAAATATCAGGCATTCTTGGAATGTTGTCTGCGGGATGGGTTACTGATAAATTTTTTGGAGGAAGGGGCCCACGAGTATGTGTAATCTGTATGGCTTTAGCAACAGTATTTATCTTTTTGTTTTGGCAATTATCTTCACCGCCTATGTGGTTAGCATCACTAGTACTAATGGCAGCAGGCTTTTTTATCTACGGACCTCAGGCTCTGGTGGGAATTTCAGCATCTAACCTGGCCACGAAACGGGCAGCGGCTACTGCTACAGGATTTACAGGCTTATTTGGGTATGCAAGTACACTTGTCTCTGGTTGGGGATTAGGATATCTTGTCGACAATTTTGGGTGGAGTTGTGCTATTCGAGCCCTTATAGGAGTTGGCTTTATTGGTACAATTATATTCCTAATGGCATGGAAAGCTAAAGCTGATGGTTACAATGATTAA
- a CDS encoding glycerophosphodiester phosphodiesterase family protein — translation MAKNIAEVRVVVWRICVVMLILVNFFVTSQNTLAQSSKIHSLNIKKNKDVHDYFKYKGDSSILVSGHRGGREKGFSENSLAGFGNVMKQMPAFFEIDPRLTKDSVIVLMHDPTLERTTTGKGRVCDYTWTELKSIRLKDSEGNVTSYSIPTLKEVIKWSKGKTVINLDKKDVPMKMIAALIKKYHAENYVMLTVHNGSQARFYYDRFPNVMFSAFTRTMKEYEDIASSNVPWRNFIAYIGPTINSENENIVKLLHAKGVRCMVSFAPTHDKLKMYEERQKAYKEEINKRPDIIESDIPTEIWTAMQSR, via the coding sequence ATGGCAAAGAATATAGCAGAAGTCAGAGTGGTGGTTTGGAGAATTTGTGTAGTTATGCTTATTTTAGTAAACTTCTTCGTAACTAGTCAGAATACACTAGCTCAATCCTCAAAGATTCACTCTCTGAATATAAAAAAAAATAAGGATGTTCATGACTATTTTAAATACAAAGGAGATTCTTCTATTTTAGTTAGCGGACATCGTGGCGGACGGGAAAAAGGTTTTTCAGAAAACAGTTTAGCTGGATTTGGTAATGTAATGAAACAGATGCCTGCTTTCTTTGAGATAGATCCCAGGCTTACTAAAGATAGTGTAATTGTTCTGATGCACGATCCTACTTTAGAAAGAACTACAACGGGAAAGGGTAGGGTTTGTGATTATACCTGGACCGAACTTAAATCTATTCGATTGAAAGATAGTGAGGGAAATGTAACGTCATATTCTATTCCAACACTCAAAGAGGTAATAAAATGGAGTAAAGGGAAGACGGTTATTAATTTGGATAAAAAAGATGTTCCAATGAAAATGATTGCTGCACTGATCAAAAAATATCATGCAGAAAATTATGTAATGCTCACAGTTCATAATGGATCTCAGGCAAGATTTTATTACGATCGTTTCCCTAATGTTATGTTTTCTGCATTTACCCGTACAATGAAGGAATATGAAGATATTGCTTCTTCTAATGTGCCTTGGCGAAATTTTATCGCGTATATAGGTCCAACGATTAATTCTGAGAATGAAAATATAGTTAAGCTATTGCATGCTAAAGGGGTAAGGTGTATGGTCTCATTTGCTCCAACTCATGATAAATTGAAAATGTATGAAGAGCGGCAAAAGGCTTATAAAGAAGAAATAAATAAACGACCAGATATTATTGAATCTGATATACCTACAGAAATATGGACAGCTATGCAATCTCGATAG
- a CDS encoding HAD-IIA family hydrolase codes for MGINSISELETHLLEIKHIALDMDGTIYNGNTLFQFTLPFLAKMKELGIRYSFLTNNPTKSIDSYLEHLANMGILATREEMYSSAQATIDYLKKNFPEIKRLFILGTPSMISEFEKAGFISTNDDPDDIPQAVIVSFDTSLTYSRLCRAAWWVKQQLPYIATNPDKVCPTDMPVTLVDCGSICSSLEQATGRTPDIVIGKPDPRMLEGIQQRYQLQPSQIAIIGDRIYTDLQMAYNAKALGVLVLTGETSIKVAEQSVPRPDIIVDNLGDFGEMLYKLYSDRLVQK; via the coding sequence ATGGGTATAAATTCTATTTCAGAATTGGAAACTCATTTACTAGAAATTAAGCATATTGCTTTAGATATGGATGGAACAATATATAATGGAAATACTCTGTTCCAATTTACATTGCCATTCCTTGCTAAAATGAAAGAATTAGGAATTAGGTATTCTTTTTTGACGAATAATCCAACAAAGAGTATTGATAGCTATCTGGAGCATTTAGCTAATATGGGAATTCTAGCTACACGTGAAGAAATGTATTCATCCGCGCAAGCTACAATTGACTATCTTAAAAAGAACTTTCCTGAGATAAAACGTCTATTTATATTGGGAACTCCAAGTATGATAAGTGAATTTGAAAAAGCTGGATTCATATCAACAAATGATGATCCCGATGATATCCCACAAGCGGTTATTGTTAGTTTTGATACGTCTCTTACATATTCCCGTCTTTGTAGAGCTGCGTGGTGGGTGAAACAACAGCTGCCATATATAGCAACAAATCCAGACAAGGTTTGTCCAACAGATATGCCTGTGACATTAGTGGATTGTGGCTCAATTTGTTCAAGTCTGGAACAGGCAACAGGTCGTACACCGGATATTGTAATAGGGAAACCAGACCCACGAATGTTGGAAGGCATTCAGCAACGTTATCAGCTTCAGCCTTCACAGATTGCAATAATAGGGGATCGTATTTACACAGATTTACAAATGGCATACAATGCCAAAGCCTTGGGTGTACTGGTATTGACAGGAGAGACAAGTATAAAAGTTGCAGAGCAATCTGTTCCTCGGCCTGATATTATAGTTGATAATCTAGGCGACTTTGGAGAGATGCTTTATAAACTTTATAGTGATAGACTGGTGCAAAAATAA
- a CDS encoding sn-glycerol-1-phosphate dehydrogenase, translating into MSRIEKALKAASDTRALYIGSGILSKTSSLFKEQFPGKKAVIIADTTTFEIAGKNVFNALESAGIEQEEPYIFTDPDLYAEYSYVDQLVASLKKHDAIPVAVGSGTINDLTKLSSHLTGRRYMCVATAASMDGYTAFGASITANGAKQTFNCPAPQACLADIDIIKNAPEKMTASGYADLFAKVTAGADWILADWMGVEPIDDTAWSIVQDGLHDALSDPIAIHSGNPEAINALIEGLMLGGFAMQWAKTSRPASGAEHQFSHLWNMEHHLNNGEHISHGFQVSIGMLAITAFYEQVLKTPMSELDVEDCCKNWPLPDESDKQALKMFEGTDFPNIGLQETKAKYISRDELKVQLTQFKEYWQEIQARLLEQIIPYVEVKERLKQVGAPTEPEEIGISRARLRETFVRSQFIRRRFTVLDLAVRTGYMDKWLNGLFGKGGIWEIDDEK; encoded by the coding sequence ATGTCTAGAATAGAGAAAGCCTTAAAAGCGGCGAGTGATACCCGTGCACTTTATATTGGATCTGGAATTTTAAGTAAAACTTCCAGCCTTTTTAAAGAACAATTTCCAGGAAAGAAAGCTGTAATCATAGCTGATACAACAACCTTTGAGATTGCAGGAAAGAATGTGTTCAATGCTTTAGAATCCGCTGGGATTGAACAAGAAGAACCGTACATTTTTACAGATCCAGATCTTTATGCAGAATATTCGTATGTAGATCAATTGGTTGCTTCATTAAAGAAACATGATGCAATTCCTGTTGCTGTTGGCTCAGGGACAATTAATGATTTAACAAAATTATCATCTCATCTTACTGGCAGACGGTATATGTGTGTGGCTACAGCAGCCTCAATGGATGGATATACTGCTTTTGGAGCCTCTATTACTGCTAATGGTGCAAAACAAACATTTAATTGTCCGGCTCCTCAGGCGTGTCTTGCAGATATAGATATTATAAAAAATGCTCCTGAAAAGATGACAGCCTCCGGCTATGCTGATTTGTTTGCTAAAGTGACAGCTGGTGCAGATTGGATTCTGGCAGACTGGATGGGTGTTGAACCTATAGATGATACAGCATGGAGTATTGTACAGGATGGTTTGCATGATGCATTGTCTGATCCTATAGCCATTCATTCAGGAAATCCCGAGGCAATTAATGCTTTAATTGAGGGACTGATGTTAGGTGGGTTTGCAATGCAATGGGCTAAAACCAGTCGTCCTGCTTCTGGGGCAGAACATCAATTTAGCCATTTATGGAATATGGAACATCACTTAAACAATGGTGAACATATATCGCATGGTTTTCAGGTTAGTATTGGCATGCTGGCAATTACTGCATTCTATGAACAAGTTTTAAAAACTCCTATGAGTGAGCTTGATGTTGAGGATTGTTGCAAGAACTGGCCATTACCCGATGAGTCTGATAAACAGGCTCTTAAAATGTTTGAAGGAACCGATTTTCCAAATATTGGTTTACAAGAAACAAAAGCCAAATACATATCCCGTGATGAACTTAAGGTTCAACTAACTCAGTTTAAAGAATATTGGCAGGAGATACAGGCTCGGCTATTGGAACAAATTATTCCCTATGTTGAGGTTAAAGAAAGACTAAAACAGGTTGGTGCTCCTACTGAACCTGAAGAAATAGGCATTTCTCGCGCCCGGTTACGTGAAACATTTGTTCGTTCCCAATTTATTCGCCGTCGTTTTACTGTACTTGATCTGGCTGTAAGGACTGGATATATGGACAAATGGTTAAATGGATTATTTGGTAAAGGTGGTATTTGGGAAATAGATGATGAAAAATAA
- a CDS encoding MFS transporter has protein sequence MKSITYHLTESAASFKHLSWGYLGILIFMMGDGIEAGWLSPYLIDRGLNIQESALLFSIYGVTIAISSWLSGVLTETYGAKRTMFAGVILYLLGSSGFVGLGVPNLNYSVMLVTYALRGFGYPLFAYSFLVWITYCTPKEKLGGAVGLFWFVFTGGLNVLGAYYSSWAIVHFGNIGTLWTSLFWSSLGALFALGMNSYKKGPEKKSSANAKELIKGITIMRDEPKVLLGGIVRIINTTAQFAFPVFLPMYMFEHGFSMTEWLKIWGTIFTGNIISNLIFGFIGDRIGWKNTIIWFGGVGCCISTLLFYYAPQLFNGNLGVVMCAGVLWGCLLAGYVPLSALVPSLVKNDKGAAMAVLNLGAGLPVFIGPLIVGISYSFIGSEGVIWILAGLYLLSAFLTSFITLPANQGTSN, from the coding sequence ATGAAAAGCATAACATATCATTTAACAGAAAGTGCAGCTTCCTTTAAACATTTGTCGTGGGGATATCTAGGTATACTGATTTTTATGATGGGCGATGGAATTGAAGCAGGTTGGCTTAGTCCTTATCTTATTGACAGAGGATTAAATATTCAGGAATCAGCACTTTTGTTTTCTATCTATGGCGTTACTATCGCAATATCTTCCTGGCTTTCGGGAGTTTTAACAGAAACTTATGGCGCAAAAAGAACGATGTTTGCCGGTGTAATTCTTTATTTGCTTGGATCATCTGGATTTGTTGGATTAGGAGTTCCCAATCTGAATTATTCTGTTATGTTGGTAACATATGCCCTTCGAGGTTTTGGCTACCCCTTGTTTGCTTATTCATTTTTAGTGTGGATTACTTATTGCACCCCAAAAGAAAAATTAGGAGGGGCTGTAGGACTGTTCTGGTTTGTTTTTACAGGAGGATTAAATGTTTTAGGTGCTTATTATTCAAGTTGGGCAATAGTACATTTCGGAAATATTGGAACTCTATGGACTTCATTATTCTGGAGTTCATTAGGTGCTTTATTTGCCTTAGGCATGAATTCTTATAAAAAAGGACCAGAGAAAAAATCTTCTGCGAATGCTAAAGAACTGATAAAGGGAATAACTATAATGAGAGATGAGCCCAAAGTGTTACTTGGTGGAATTGTCCGTATTATAAATACTACAGCCCAGTTTGCTTTCCCTGTATTCTTGCCCATGTATATGTTTGAACATGGATTTAGTATGACAGAATGGCTAAAAATATGGGGTACAATCTTTACTGGTAATATAATCTCTAATCTTATTTTTGGATTTATTGGTGATCGAATTGGATGGAAAAATACCATTATATGGTTTGGAGGTGTTGGGTGTTGCATTAGTACACTTTTATTTTACTATGCTCCTCAGTTATTTAATGGGAATTTAGGAGTTGTGATGTGTGCAGGTGTTTTATGGGGCTGTTTGCTGGCTGGGTATGTCCCTTTATCAGCCTTAGTACCTTCTCTTGTTAAGAATGATAAAGGTGCTGCAATGGCTGTGCTTAATTTGGGAGCTGGGCTACCTGTCTTTATTGGACCACTTATAGTCGGAATCTCATATAGTTTTATTGGAAGTGAAGGAGTTATCTGGATTTTGGCCGGGTTATATTTATTAAGTGCATTTCTTACGAGCTTTATTACTCTTCCTGCTAATCAGGGAACGTCAAATTAG